Part of the Periophthalmus magnuspinnatus isolate fPerMag1 chromosome 23, fPerMag1.2.pri, whole genome shotgun sequence genome, TGAATTTCACATTTTGACAGCGTTTTGGAGTTAGTTCAAAGAGACAACAATGACTTATTCAAATAGAtgctggaggagaagaggatttATACATTCAGCTACCTACTCGGtgtgatatttttcttttcctaaGCAGTGATATCATTTAATTGAAGTGGATTTTCAAGGTCGTAGCTGCACCGTTGTGATGCTGTGTTGTTCGGTCTCATGTcaattgataaaaaaacaaaacaaacgtcACAGAAATGTAATTTTTCAGTGATTCTGGTGAAGTTGAAGTGTAACAATATACTACATAAGAAATATTTCAGGGCTTCTTTTAAAGGATTTGAGGATTATAACGCAGTATCGGTATAtatcataaaatataacacatgCTGAATTTGTCTTTTAGTTTTCAATGTCAGTTTCCATTAATTCAATAAAACGAATCCTCCAAATATTTAACTTAATGTCTactaaatgttgttgttttttttcagtttgcacTAAACAGAAACAATCTTACATTTCCACAATATCAAAACTTTCTGTGGCTGGAGTATGTGTCACAGTTATCTGGTCAAAGTTCATGCATTCATTCAGCTGTTACTAAACCAAGTTGCTCTATAGCGCACAGTACATCCTTTTGCATTGCAGTCCAAGATAAGAAAGAGTTTGTCAGTCTTCTGGTAAGTCAAAACGTCGGTTACGGCTCTTCCTTCGGTCCAGTAGAGGCTTGAGTTTGGCCAGGTCCCCCCTCAGCGGTCCAAGGTGCGGGGGGTGCGGCTGCTGCTTTTGCTGGAGGtttctctggtctctcctctccttacaGAACTGCTGCACTGCCATGCTCTCTGCCGGGCTGAACGCTGACAGGAGGGCCTTAGGGTGCACCGAGCTCGCCCAGGCCCAGGGAGACTGCTGCTTGTCGGTCAGCAGACTCACCATAGCCTCGCTCAGCACCCGGAGGCGGAGCTTAGCGACCGTGCGTTTGAAGTTGTTCTCTGTGGTGAGGCAGTAGTACAGGCCCTGGTCAGAAAGCTGCACGGAGCGGATCAGGAGGCCGTGCTCGGTGGACACGACGCGGTCACTCAGCTTCACCTGTGGGATGGACAGGATCAAGTTTAATTAAATAAGTTAGTGCAAAAATATGATGTTAATtaatggtgcactgtgtaacttttctggtggagggttgtcTATATGATGATCCACAAATGCCAGTAACCTTGTCaagatacagtttttttttttttttttgtattttattttatttatttgtatttttattgttcaaaatactCAGTGggatctcctctccacagatctgatctagtggccttgcctgtctccatggagataaatcagTTTACTAtcgtactgtgggacattatataatatctctatggagacatcAGCTGGCAGATCCTCAAACCGTAAAGTTACACAacacacctttaaaaacaaatactcCAAAACTTTATAGAAGACAGTGTAGTTAGTGAGTACTTGTTGTAGAATAGAACTTTAAAATTGCAGTAATGTACGACTTAAGTACTTTATTGGCAGTTGTGTACAAACAAACTGCCCATTTGCAGAcccatttaaaatgttatgatcCCACGCAGATTGGATCTAGATAGACATTTCTACATGCTCCGTTCTCCACTGTTGCTTTTTGCAGTATAAACTGGACACTAACATGAGATCATTGAAGCCTGGGTCAGTTCAGTGGGGTATATTGCATAACTATTGCATAACTAATATATCCACATTAGATAATTAACATTTTAGAAGTTGTATTGTATAATTATTTCAATACATTATTTCTATAGCCTCTTAATGATTGCTTCCTTGTCAAAAGAGCTCAGTGCGACCTGTGTAGATATAAATGATTAACAgttgataaaacaaaaataaaacatgttttattaagaaaaGTCTTAAAATGAGCTTGAACTTTCCCCTCAGGTTTCTATGATCCACATTAGGCTCTGGGTGTCCCCTGCTGTTCAATGttcactgtttgttttattataacgTTTCCCTGTAGACAACTGAGTCATTAGTCAGATCCTGCCTCGAGTGTGATTTGTATCAGGCTCATTATTATTACTCCAGGACATATGAGGTGTGATCGAGCCAGTGAGCTCATTCACTTGActttatttgatttcatttgatGTACtgcttaaacaaacaaaaactatccCTAACGATAACAGGGCCATTGTGTGACGACATCTCCCCCATGTATTTTTGCAGTATTCTTATGGTCACATATTTACGCAAAAATGTTATGAAGCTTTAACATTTGTGAGTAATATGAGTTTATTCAAAGATGGATTACATATGAATTACGGCAGAAAACGATTCATCTACTGAGACAAGGAACGTTTATGTTGATTTGGGTGTACAGTACACCTACAGTAGAGTAACCTGAGAGACTATGACGTCCTAATTAAATGAATAGTTCTTTGCTATACATGGGACAACGTCTATGAGTCACCTCTTTCCTGCGATCATTGTCCCTCTGTATGAGCCAGCGGATGGAGGCCTGAGGAGACTTGGGGATGCACTCCAGAAAGGTGGTGTTGTTTTTCACACCGTACTGCATCATCTCCACGGCGTTCCTGTAGGCTGCGAGtccaaagagagagacagtcagaaTCAGACGTCATCCgctgacaaaacacaacagatgggCGCTTTATTCTGCCCCTAAATCCCAGCAGCCTCAGAGTGAAATGTTGACACAAAAGCTTGGGCAAACACCTGCGCGGAATATGAAATTGCCTTGTTTTTACAGCCagacaaacaacacacaaagcaTCGCACCAACCTGTTTTGCTgctacataataataaataataataataataaataatacacttttatttgtgtagcacattTGGAAACAGTTACAGTAGAGCTTTACAGTACTGGTTTAACACTCCATTGTGCATGTGACAAAGAGGTGGTTAATTAGCAGTAATGGCCATATGCCTCACTCCCCAAAGTCTGTGTTCATTTACAGATGTAAACCGTTCAGGGAAATAAGCGACTCTAGGGAATAAATCCTCTTGTCTCATTATGATTTCTGTTGACGGTCCATTGGGCAAACTCCAGGAAGTTAGCCTAAGGTACTCAAGCAAAACACATAGTAATCTACATATTACTACCAAAATTTCCCctcaaatttaatttaatttcatgttttttaataatcataattaGATTCATTAAGGAATTCattgcaattattttttatgtttttatttttaccactcCATCAAACTATGTATCTCTTTGTACACAATGATTCATATAATGCGGCTCTCCAGATGTATCCAGGCTTTAGACCGGCACAATGTGTTGGCCACAGTGCATGGCTGGAGAATACTCATGGAATTTGctataaatattgtaaataatgaatatatttataaagaatATGGTCCCAAACTTCGACTTCAAAGAGCAGATTCAAATCAACGCACGCAATCCACATGTACCTTTCAGATTGAATCCTCTGCACTGGGTTAGTGGGTTTCCATGAATAATATCTTGCCTTCTGCTTCTcctagaaaataaacaacacattaataataaataaataaatacataataaacctAATAAACACAGTATACAACGCTGTGTATTTCttcaaaattatgcaaaaagcaGGTAATGTCttccaaaaacatttaaaaaagcgTGTGCTGATAGCCAATCCGACTTCTCACACGAATATCTGACATGTTTCAGACACCTTTTGCGGAGGAAATGTTTCTTTAGGGCATCTGAACTGCACTTGACCGAAGTCTGACATGGTGAGGCAGACCCCAAAAGAGGCCCAAATGTTCACTACTGAGGCATCTGCGTTTTGTCACGTCAATAACCAAACGACAAAAGTCATTAGTGACATTTTGAACTCTTTTCAAAGGTTGTGGAGGATGATAGCGTATTCTGAAAAGGTAGTGGACAGTTATGAAAACTGAACGCCAATGGATGCCCAAGaagtgtaaaaaatacatttgaagctgCATTTGAAGCTCTGAAAATTCTTGTTTTCACCTCTCCCGtatctactgctgctgctaaatcattcatttcaaacatgttatttaaaacatgtcacatcggcatttttcaataaaaacacaagaaagtCTGATGCTTGTTATGGTGAAATGTACTATAAGAAAGTCATTATACCCGTTGCTACTGATaagccgttttagatcaatatcaaTACCTCTTTCCAGTCGGGTAAAAGCGCGAGCAGCTCAGACCATCCCAGGCACAGTAGGGGTCCCGGGCCAGGCAGCAGTCTGCGCAGGCCTCTCCATACGCCTGACATCTGTGCAGTGAGACCTGAGAGACTCCAAACTCTGAGCTGACGTAAAGCTGTTGCTGTAAAGTAAACAGTTCAAATGTCAGACGCCCTGTTTGCCTTAATAAGTGGAGAGCTGACAGCAAAATGAGCCACAATTACAGCTTATTATTTCTCTTCCTCTGGGACACTTGATTCAGAGGAGATCAACATTTCTGTTTTTACATGCAGCGGGTTAGTAACATATTAAACtcataaaactacaaaaatataatgaacagcCCACTTACCTTTTTAGAGGAGATTCTCAAGTTTGTCACCGGAGCTTGGTTctgaaaaaagttttaaatgtttttatatactgcttgtgtatatatatatatttccctGTTGGCAGTACCAAAGTGTGCAGCTATTTTTATAGGTTAGTATAAAACATAACTCTCCATTTGAGCACATATGGGAAAGTACATTGCAGGTGATGTTATACTTTTCTTAGTACTACAATATAGCATAAAGAGACACCTTTCAAAAGCAAACACATTGTTCTCGACAAATAAACTGGCCTGGCCTTGTCTTGCCTTAAGACGGTTTCCAAAAGTCCTCAAATGCCATCATAAAAATCCTTGGTAAACCACTGTTTCCTGCTCCACAaaatgaaacacactgctttaGGGTATCTCCTCTTAGCTGAACTTATGTGAgactgcattttattttattatggtttttaaaaactccaaacagctgaatggttttgtttaaaatgtaactgaagAGACACAGTATGTATTCCCATCAGCTTTCAAGCAGATGCTTCTTTAAGTTTCCTTGGGGCATAAATCAAACGCGCCCCTGTCTGGAGACCTGCTACGGCCAGAGTGCGGTGCAGATCAAAGCGGGAGGACAACCTCTAACAGCGATCACAGCCTCATCACACATCCTGCGCTCTGAAGCAAATAAATGGTACAAAAGTTTAACTGAGAGCAAAGGCATATACGTGTGTTTTTCATCGTAGTCTGAGCGGCGTCTGTCTCGTGAATGCCACCTGCTTTGTTCTGCGCTTGGCCTTTAAACAGAGGCTAGACTCAGAAAAAAGGATGAAccggggagaaaagaggaggataCCTTAAATacttccagctcctccaggaTCAGGTCCTCTTGAAGGGACTGGTTTGTGGGCAGGACAATCACCTTCTGGATGGTGCCTTTGTCTGAGGGCAGAGAGCACATGTGTTACAAACTGTGAAGCGAACGTGAACCTTTACTGAACTTTTACTGATAAAGCAGCACATACACAATTGGTTAGAAGACATATGATACAAAATAGGCATTGCGTTGTGCATTATGATGTACTGGAACTTCTTCACAATAACTATACCTTGACTGGTCTTAATATAGCATGAACAAATACCGGTAGTACATTTCAGGCTTAGTAacgtctttctttctttatctttatttatacagttgaacctctctttttcatgtgcgcccagaactgaagaagtgcaCTCCTATAAGAAGTGCACTCCTATAAGAAGTGCACTCCTATAAGAAGTGCACTCCTATAACTTTTTGAcccgttgacagatttaacttttgtcttttactatttgatcagacctggatgactggaGGATTACATATACATCTATAAattccatataaaacattgaaaacaggagcaggagtgtatattaaaagtttatccccagattattaaattgcgattgtgtcaccaatgtacccagttttgcttttctttggagtgtattccatttttgagaAGCAAAACAGTTAAAAGCCCTCtctgtgatctggtattaaatgttccggtatcaatgattaacaagcaggtgaggtattctgtcagtttttgaagtagtcccttatagatacatacatattcatgcagtgctgttctcttatAATGGACAGTGATGGCTAACCCAGTTTTTCATAgagagtacagtgatgggtttcaagtccatcacctgtaataaaatgaagggcagagtgaaacagtggagaggctgaagtctgcagtaCTTAGGAGTTAGGGTATTAGTGAAGTAGATACTAATCCTGAATGGCAATTAAAAGTGTTACCCAGATATCTATATTACTTCTCCAACCATTTGAGCTAGCTGTGACTACATTGCATTATTTTACATGATCTgtatctgttcttttttttttttttctcatgaaaatcaaaaaacaaaccatcTAACTGTGGTGAGAATGTAAGTttgcagtgacagagagaggacacagagagggcacGGCACCAGTGTCATCAATAAAGTCTGTTTGTTCCACTGTGCCGCAATACGAGCTCCTGGAGGCTCCTGATAAAGAAGTgtatctcctctcctcacctggaTAGGCTAATAAGAGGAAAGATGTCCCCATACACTTATAAAGACAGTGTATATcataataaagaaagaaagaaagaaagaaagaaagaaagaaagaaagaaagagaaagtgtcagaagtcacctccagtctctctaaaaccttcaaatcaggctagaaatcaaGGGGTAATAATGGAGTCGGACTTGAATTTttacagtcacatcaaatcaacaacatctgcagcttttcacCATCTAAAAACCATTGCAAAAGTTAAAGGCATATTGTGAAAACCAGACttaaagagacttatccatgcatttgtctctagtaggttagactattgtAATGGGCTGCACACTGGcttctccaaatgagccttaacacagctgcagtacatccagaacactgctgctcagatcCTGACTAGAACAaagaagtacgagcacataagtcctgtgctcaggtctctgcactggctcctgtggctcagagaatagactttaaagcagctctgtttgtgtacaagtcttTTAATGTCAATTCTCTGATGatgatttgtgattatttatgttttgatttgttatattgtgattttaatgtctttctcattctaAAACACACTTTGAcgtactttgtgtatgaattgtgctatacaaataaactcgccttgcctaCTCATGTTCATAtcaaacatttttaacaggtAATTCATATGCTgtttaacttgaataagtacTTTAGAGCAGAATGTAGCAGCGGGTGTATGCGATGATAAAAGCAAAGCTGTGGAGTAGTAAAAAATGCAGTACCTTTACACCAGACACAATAATGTCAGACTAATAATCGAGGGAGATAAGTGAGAATATTGCATGACTCATGATTTTGCTTAGAAACAACTTGCCAATCATTCACTTGCGGCATTTACACAAACCTTTCTAATCTAATCTCCTATCTAAACTCCTATCTTTAAAGCCAATAGCAATAAAATATTCTTATAATTACGAGCTGACATGCAGGACAGTGTGCACTAAATTCTAATGAAGAAATTAAATCTGTAGGAAACTTGTACCTGTGCCCAGGAATAACACTTGATAGTTCCCATCTGCAGCAGCGACCTGATCCACCACTACAGCTGTGTATTTGTAGTCAGCTCCGGTGCGCACCACTAGGGGGCGCCTTCCCACGGGGTAGATTGGGTTGAACATAACTGGGTGGTTTCTTACAAAGGTCACTACATCATCAGGAAACTCTTTGGTTGTTTGGATGTCAGGGGTGAAAGCTCCTCCTGGACACTGCGCAAATCATTACAACATATTTAAACGTGataaatacttcaaatatttgtacttttacttatggaATAAATTAGCCAAAATTGCTCCCGTACAGTAATtcacttttttatgattttttgtaagtatgcttttattattatgatgctTATGGACATCTCAAGCCAATTTAAACTTTCCTTTATTACGTTACATCCACCATTAATAACATtcaattgtaaatgttttatagcGCTCACAGTGCCAGGTCTGGGATAGGGGATGCGTCCCTGGAAGGCCACCCACTGGAAGTTGGGTCCATCTCTGTGAGCAAACGGCCCATTGAACACAGTGAGGATGTCTGCCATGTTGTACATACACACCGCCGAGCCTTTGAACACCGAGCTGCGGAAATAAGATTCAAAGTATATTATCGTTGACAGACAACACAAACAGGAGACCCACCCTGGTGAACGTTCCTGTTTATGAGTACGAATATTTGTGAGGATGTCTGAGTTAAAACATGGTCTTACTCCACAGACTTCCCTTCAGGTAATTTAATGTGGTTTGGCTTTAACACGACATAACAGGAGCTTTGTGGAGAGAGGAACAGAAGCGTATTGTGTCGAGATGGGGAATAACAGTGAGAGTGGAGACCTGGAGGACCTGGCTATTTGCTTTGGCTGTGTTTTCTGAGTGGGAGAGCTCTAATGCAAGAGTTGTATGATCCAGAGGTTACTAGTGGATCCAGGCCTGTGGACCAGAGGCTTAAGCAGATGAAGTCAATTAGACTTCAGAACTCGAGGATCAAGTGACCACACCTTTAAGCTTTACGATTTGACACGGCGGCTACTATCGCATATAGACCACCGGGTCACACTGAGGACTCTTGCAGCCTATATAAGCACACTTGTAACCTTTCCTATTGATGTCGCATTACAAAAATTGAGTTCTGAGATTGTATTTATGAGAGATTTACGAGATTTTACACTATCTATCTTTCTATTAACACACCTGAATAAACAATATCCATCAATTTGACATTGAGGCTATGATGTGGCTAGAAATTACAGCAGAAGTATCCCGTTCTTGTTGCTACTGCCGCTACAGTAGTGTAACCAATACTTGAGGGACTACTAATGGTACTTAACTGTTGCCCTTTCAAAAAAAACTCCCAAAAAAACCTACAAGATTACAGCTGTCTTGGCACTCCCTCTAGACTCTGTACAACACAAAAGCTATGCACAGTGTTAGCGCCGCCGCAGTGAACAGAATGAATCACTGGCGCTAACACTCACATGGAAAGCGCATTAAAATGGAGGTCATCTGGAAAAGACAGTCAGATGCTGTTGTTGTAATCTGTGTAAACATGTCTTCACCAGAACACATGACAACCTACAGCAGCAGCATCCTTCCTGATCTGCTCAGACGCTCCGAGGGTAAAAGAATGTTACAGTTGGCTCTTACCTTGTCGACGTGAAGACTCCAAAAACCAGAAGACCTTTTGGTTGATCAGTCTCCAGTAAAAACACGCTTTCTGCAGAGGAAACGCATAGTACTAAATGTAATAATCACGTGCTGTGATATCACCCCATGCACCTCATAGCAAAATGTCATCAAATACAGGAATTTACAGGTGGATATATGGACGAAATTAGAATATAAGACCCCGACAATGGTGCTAAAAGCTATGACAAGAGTAACAGTGCATGCAAATTCTGCTTATCTCCTTGAAATGTTGCAGAGTATAGCGTATAACTGATCTATTTTGCAATTATTCCTTTAcatatgtcttttttattgctcaaacatgaaaaTATACTGTGAGTAGAGCCaatactccacagatctgactaatAACTAATAACTCCATGGAGCTAGTTAagttttatgctatactgtagaacattccagcttaaacaataacatctacaaGCAAATGGCGAACccttacaccagaaaagttccatggtGCGTCTTTAAGGTAAGCCAAAACAGCAGGATTGTTGTTGGCTGTGACTGATAAAGGTCTAACATTGTAAATCCAGGGCAAATACATGTCTCTTCACATAttgtttgtgaagaaaacaGTGACTGGATTCATTAAAACTAGAATATCATGCTTTcgggaataataataaaattgctGCCACACGTTTTCTTAGTAATAACACATGTTCTGAAGTTGATACGTGAACCGtgcaaacagaaaagtgcaaagAGCTAAAGGCCTAAAATAGCATCAGAGTGCAGCTAACCCAGTTCATCAAAGTGTGTCTCGGTGCCGTCCTCCTCCAGAACAGAACACACCATCCGCGCCTTGAGGAACGTCGTCCATTTGTTCACCAGACTCCGCTGGCCGCCAATGTCATTCTGCACAAACAAAAGAGATGAGTCACAACAGAACATGCTTGGTTTCTATTCTAGGGCTCATTATTCAAGGCTTATAGTCAAACTTTATAATACATGCACACTGGAAATGTTCTGTTGTGTGAGTctttgtttctattgtttcaACAAATGATATGCCAAATTATTAGGAAAGGGATATTAGCTCAGTTGTTTGAGTGGGTTGCCAACATGAAGCATTGGTGTGACATGTTATTgttcacccaccttgccctgTTCACCCACTTTACCACCTAAGATAGTATTTGGCTTTCAGAGTCATCAGATTTAAACTCAGTCTATATCAGGGCTGAATTTGggctaaacatggtctaaaattAAACCTTATATAATGATCAACtcaaaaaaatcaatacttttgtctctaaataaaacatataccCTATTTTCCCAGACTATAAGCTGCTCTGGAgtgaagaaaacaacatatataagtcgcactggactataagtcgcatttttagGGGAATTTATTTTACGGAGACCAATAACAgatattttgtctttaaaggcaagttataataatattaataaaatagagaacaacaagCTGAATGgcagtacagcatgctaacataacacatttatatttattcagctacatgaagcatagacaacgaactgtatacgtgtctggtatgttaacgtaagatattaatagttgatcagataactaaagcatgaaaaacaagctaacaggtTTACTCTTGAGCTCAGTCTATATCACTAAAtctattgaattcttcatcctcagtgttgcttctgaacaactccgtcAACTCCGCTTCTTCATGGCTGTTATCACAATCaacagattttcttttaggaggcatttttctctgtctttctcagatatcttttaaattactgtaatgttgaaatttttgacaataacgaagatgtgaaattatatattttaataatttcacatataagtcgcacctgagtataagtcgcatcccagctaaactatgaaaaaaatactgtactcAAACTGCAGAGTACGACCAAAGGTATATCTACCCCACTTTGAGAAACATCACTATAACAGTTTGTACTACAGTGCTGTTCACATGTTCTTATTATAAATCCATGGTTGTTCCCCCCAGGCTCCAGACTATAGACTCAGCCTGGCAGACTTACTGGACACACTCGGGCTACCATGGTGTGGATGTTCTTGGTGTTGCCGCTGTTGTCTGTGAGCCTCTCTCTGAAGAAGAAATACAGCTTAGCGTCATTGGGGTCTGTCCCGTCTGGTATCAGGTGAGCGTCGATAAAGATTGGCTctagaaaaagacaaaaacaacaacagatttTTTAGGTTACAGTGAACAAAACAGCTAACTGAcgctatttttttatgtttacatttactCACCGCTGAGCCACTTGGAGTTATGCTGGTCTGTCCGCACTGCGTTTCTTTTGGTGAGGCTCCTAAAGATGGCAGCATCTGTTCCCATGAAGTCAATGTACATCCCAGAGAACAGCTCCTGATCTGAATCAAGGGAAAAATAGCAGTCAGCTTGCATTATATTCCACCTGTGTTCAATCAGCACTGACAATTGAGTTGTTTTAGACGATCTGTCTGCTCATactcatattttattttgaaaagagcTAGCCCCACCAACATAAAGCACTCAAGTGTGTCTATTGACATATTCAGTACAAATAGGAGTAATTGAAGCTGACTACCATACTTAAGCATCCAGATGACAAACGTTCAGACAATCTCAAACAGTCCCTTCTTCTTGCACGCCCTGTACTCACTGGATGCCTTTTGCAATTCCTTTAGTCTTGCTTCATTGTTCTCAGTCTGACTCCAAGTGTTTATGTGATCAGCGTTACGAGAGCAGTTTCTGAAGCGTGCAGCAGACACGGCCATAAGGTCACTCTGATGACAGCACACAGACCATCAACGCCACACATGTCCACACTTCTGACATGTCACATAGCAACACACCCGAACCACACCCAAGAAATATGTCTAAAGTGTAGCCCAGGTCAGCTGCGTGGGGCTGTATACGGCTCTAGTCTCCAAGCATAAACGGTTTTGTTTATAGCAGTTGCTCTGATTAAGCACATAAAGCACCCAACGTTTCTATTTCATGTGTTGTAATAACCAATAagctgaccagaactgaagaaatagcctggatgagcag contains:
- the sema3c gene encoding semaphorin-3C — encoded protein: MGRPEGSTMTLSLLALFCLLSGGVGLLQPQPRVFLSFEDLQTSDSFEHYSVSDKAMDYRILHMDEDQDRMYVGCKDHVLSMDINNITSGTLKVFWPASNSKIEECQMAGKDPTHGCGNFIRVVQPYNRTHMFMCGSGAYSPVCVYINRGRRPEEQVFHIDSKSESGKGRCSFNPQVNTVSVMLNQELFSGMYIDFMGTDAAIFRSLTKRNAVRTDQHNSKWLSEPIFIDAHLIPDGTDPNDAKLYFFFRERLTDNSGNTKNIHTMVARVCPNDIGGQRSLVNKWTTFLKARMVCSVLEEDGTETHFDELESVFLLETDQPKGLLVFGVFTSTSSVFKGSAVCMYNMADILTVFNGPFAHRDGPNFQWVAFQGRIPYPRPGTCPGGAFTPDIQTTKEFPDDVVTFVRNHPVMFNPIYPVGRRPLVVRTGADYKYTAVVVDQVAAADGNYQVLFLGTDKGTIQKVIVLPTNQSLQEDLILEELEVFKNQAPVTNLRISSKKQQLYVSSEFGVSQVSLHRCQAYGEACADCCLARDPYCAWDGLSCSRFYPTGKRRSRRQDIIHGNPLTQCRGFNLKAYRNAVEMMQYGVKNNTTFLECIPKSPQASIRWLIQRDNDRRKEVKLSDRVVSTEHGLLIRSVQLSDQGLYYCLTTENNFKRTVAKLRLRVLSEAMVSLLTDKQQSPWAWASSVHPKALLSAFSPAESMAVQQFCKERRDQRNLQQKQQPHPPHLGPLRGDLAKLKPLLDRRKSRNRRFDLPED